In a genomic window of Candidatus Gorgyraea atricola:
- a CDS encoding galactose-1-phosphate uridylyltransferase, translating into MPELRKDPIIGRWVIISTERAKRPSDFKVSHTEVVEEACPFCKGHEHDTLPEVFAVRKKGSKQDGPGWDVRVVPSISQRLDVSGSLDRRGIGMYDVMDPVGAHEVIIESPEHFTDIHELSKKQIELVIRASANRITELGKDQKLKYCLLFKNHGLRAGGSRTTKHVRSQIIATPVTPTRVKEELRGARFYYKFKDRCIFCDIIRQELESGERVVMDTKTMLVIAPFASRFPFEMWLLPKKHSSDFVNISKDEVRDLADVFKTVFAKLSKALNDPPYNYMLHTAPFRHTKRLGYWHTIKDDYHWHIEVTPRITQVAGFEWGSGFYINSTPPEDAAKYLRETKI; encoded by the coding sequence ATGCCGGAATTACGCAAAGATCCTATAATTGGGCGATGGGTTATTATCTCTACTGAGAGGGCAAAGAGGCCTAGCGATTTTAAGGTGTCTCATACTGAGGTAGTAGAGGAGGCCTGTCCGTTTTGTAAAGGCCATGAGCATGATACGCTTCCAGAAGTTTTTGCAGTGAGAAAGAAGGGCTCGAAGCAAGATGGACCTGGATGGGATGTTCGCGTGGTGCCGAGCATATCTCAGAGACTTGATGTAAGCGGTAGCCTTGATAGGCGCGGCATAGGCATGTACGATGTAATGGACCCTGTAGGCGCGCACGAGGTAATAATAGAATCACCTGAGCATTTCACAGATATTCATGAATTGTCCAAAAAACAGATAGAGCTTGTAATACGCGCAAGCGCCAACCGCATCACAGAGCTTGGAAAGGACCAAAAGCTTAAATATTGTCTGCTTTTCAAGAATCATGGGCTAAGGGCAGGCGGATCCAGGACTACAAAGCACGTGCGTTCGCAGATCATTGCCACACCTGTTACACCAACAAGGGTAAAAGAAGAGCTCCGCGGCGCGCGATTTTATTATAAATTTAAAGATAGATGCATATTCTGTGACATTATAAGACAGGAGCTGGAGAGCGGCGAAAGGGTTGTAATGGATACAAAGACTATGCTGGTCATAGCGCCCTTTGCCTCAAGATTTCCTTTTGAGATGTGGCTATTGCCGAAAAAACACTCTTCAGATTTTGTAAATATAAGTAAAGACGAAGTCAGAGACCTTGCTGATGTATTTAAGACAGTATTTGCCAAGCTTTCCAAGGCCTTAAACGACCCGCCGTATAATTATATGCTGCATACGGCACCCTTTAGGCATACTAAAAGGCTTGGCTATTGGCATACAATAAAAGACGATTATCACTGGCACATAGAAGTTACTCCAAGGATAACACAGGTTGCTGGCTTTGAATGGGGGTCTGGATTTTATATCAATTCTACTCCGCCAGAAGACGCAGCGAAATATTTACGGGAAACAAAAATTTAA
- the def gene encoding peptide deformylase, which translates to MAKLEIKVYPDKVLRKKAASVRRVGDAERKLSRDMIETMGAANGVGLAAPQVGISKRIIVVLDVEGSGQALVFINPKILKKKGRSRVCEGCLSVPDVTSDVVRPEFVTVEALNIDGEQIKMEAGGLLARIIQHEIDHLDGILFIDRIGILKRKKLIKQLGSKVCMEL; encoded by the coding sequence ATGGCAAAGTTAGAGATTAAGGTATATCCAGATAAGGTATTGAGGAAAAAGGCAGCATCTGTCAGGAGAGTAGGCGATGCTGAGCGCAAGCTTAGCCGCGATATGATCGAGACAATGGGCGCTGCCAATGGTGTGGGCCTGGCTGCGCCACAAGTAGGCATAAGTAAGCGGATCATAGTTGTCTTAGATGTAGAAGGTAGCGGGCAGGCGCTGGTATTTATTAATCCCAAGATACTTAAGAAAAAAGGCAGGTCCCGTGTTTGCGAAGGATGCCTTAGCGTGCCTGATGTAACAAGTGATGTAGTGAGGCCAGAGTTTGTCACAGTAGAGGCACTGAATATAGATGGAGAGCAAATAAAGATGGAGGCCGGCGGCCTTCTTGCCAGGATCATACAGCACGAGATCGATCATCTGGACGGCATACTTTTTATAGATCGTATCGGGATTTTAAAGAGAAAGAAACTAATAAAGCAGCTTGGGTCAAAGGTGTGTATGGAACTATGA
- the ligA gene encoding NAD-dependent DNA ligase LigA, with protein sequence MKKDIEQKIKKLRQIIDHHDRRYYVENKPEVSDQEYDRLMKELEKLERAHPGLVTPDSPTQRVSGEVLAGFETVSHREPMLSMDNTYSADEIREFDKRVKKNLEVDKLDYVVELKIDGVSVSFLYEKGRFIQGATRGDGFKGDNATINLKTIRSLPLSIAAKKSPDLFEARGEVYMPRKSFDKINKEKEKIGEDLFANPRNAAAGSLKLLDSSMVAKRHLSMWIYGVGYVEGTGFKTQSEALSFLKDAGFRINPYIKKCHTIEDVISYCDTWEKKKDSLGYDIDGMVIKVDSFSCQKALGQTSKSPRWMIAYKFPAERKETVLKDIVVQVGRTGTLTPVAMLKPVELSGSTVARATLHNQDEIMRKDVRIGDHVIIEKAGEIIPQVVEALKKKRTGKEKKFSMPSRCPACNSKVESVEGEVALRCENLSCPAQLKERVKHFASRQAMDIEGMGEAIVNQLVDKELIEDYGDIYSLKLDKVTDLERMADKSASNLISAIEKSKTNELNRLVFGLGIRHVGVRAAWILASRFNSLDKIASLETEELEAINEIGPVMARSICSFFRSRENRKVIEKLKKAGVSLVTSDPIRKSKISYGAGKGQGTRLLEGKTFVITGSLEKYSRQEIEELILKLGGNASSSVSKKTDFLVAGKEAGSKFDKAKKLGVKIINEEEFRKLIFKL encoded by the coding sequence ATGAAAAAAGATATAGAGCAAAAGATAAAAAAGCTGCGTCAGATCATTGATCATCATGATCGCAGGTATTATGTTGAGAATAAGCCTGAGGTCTCTGATCAGGAATATGATCGTCTGATGAAGGAGTTGGAGAAGCTCGAGAGAGCACACCCTGGATTAGTTACTCCAGATTCACCAACACAAAGGGTAAGCGGAGAGGTCTTAGCGGGTTTTGAGACAGTTTCGCACAGAGAGCCCATGCTTAGCATGGATAATACATATTCAGCAGATGAGATAAGAGAATTTGACAAACGTGTAAAAAAGAATCTGGAAGTGGATAAGCTGGATTATGTGGTTGAGCTAAAGATAGACGGGGTGAGCGTATCATTTCTCTATGAAAAAGGAAGATTTATCCAGGGCGCGACACGCGGAGATGGATTTAAAGGAGATAATGCTACTATAAACCTAAAGACAATAAGGAGTCTGCCGCTAAGTATAGCTGCTAAAAAGTCTCCGGATCTATTTGAGGCGCGCGGAGAAGTATATATGCCTCGCAAGTCATTCGATAAGATAAACAAGGAAAAAGAAAAGATAGGCGAAGACCTTTTTGCAAATCCACGCAATGCCGCAGCTGGTTCTTTAAAGCTCTTGGATAGTTCAATGGTAGCAAAAAGACATTTGAGCATGTGGATATATGGAGTTGGGTATGTAGAAGGTACAGGATTTAAGACACAGTCCGAGGCGCTTAGTTTTCTTAAAGATGCTGGATTTCGCATAAATCCTTACATTAAAAAATGCCATACCATCGAAGATGTTATCAGTTATTGCGACACATGGGAGAAGAAAAAGGATTCCCTGGGCTATGATATTGACGGCATGGTCATAAAAGTAGATTCGTTTTCATGTCAAAAAGCCCTGGGCCAGACTTCCAAAAGCCCGAGGTGGATGATTGCCTATAAATTTCCAGCTGAGAGGAAAGAGACAGTTTTAAAAGATATAGTTGTGCAGGTTGGCCGTACAGGTACGCTTACGCCAGTGGCTATGTTAAAGCCAGTTGAACTATCAGGTTCAACTGTCGCTCGCGCAACACTCCATAATCAGGATGAGATAATGCGTAAGGATGTACGCATAGGTGATCACGTGATCATAGAAAAGGCAGGCGAGATCATTCCGCAGGTAGTGGAAGCGCTTAAAAAGAAGCGGACAGGCAAGGAAAAGAAATTTTCAATGCCTTCGAGGTGTCCTGCGTGCAATTCTAAGGTAGAGAGTGTTGAGGGCGAAGTCGCGCTAAGGTGTGAAAATCTCAGCTGTCCTGCGCAGCTCAAAGAAAGAGTAAAGCATTTTGCATCAAGGCAGGCAATGGATATAGAGGGCATGGGCGAGGCAATTGTAAATCAGTTGGTAGATAAGGAATTAATAGAGGACTATGGTGATATCTATAGCTTAAAACTTGACAAAGTCACGGATCTTGAGAGAATGGCAGATAAGTCTGCGTCTAATTTAATAAGCGCAATTGAAAAGAGTAAAACAAATGAGTTAAATCGCCTTGTTTTTGGGCTGGGTATACGGCATGTTGGCGTAAGGGCAGCGTGGATACTTGCGTCCAGATTTAACTCGCTCGATAAAATAGCATCTTTGGAAACAGAAGAGCTCGAGGCCATAAATGAGATAGGGCCTGTGATGGCGAGGAGTATCTGTAGCTTTTTCAGGTCTAGAGAGAACAGGAAGGTGATAGAGAAACTGAAGAAGGCAGGCGTAAGTTTAGTGACAAGTGACCCCATACGAAAATCAAAGATTTCGTACGGGGCAGGCAAGGGACAAGGGACAAGGCTCCTGGAGGGTAAGACGTTTGTTATAACTGGGTCGCTGGAAAAATATAGCAGGCAGGAGATAGAGGAATTGATACTGAAGTTGGGTGGGAATGCGTCGTCGAGCGTGAGCAAGAAGACAGACTTTTTGGTTGCAGGCAAAGAAGCAGGGTCAAAGTTTGATAAGGCAAAGAAGCTGGGAGTTAAGATCATAAATGAAGAAGAGTTTAGGAAGCTAATATTTAAACTCTAA
- the fmt gene encoding methionyl-tRNA formyltransferase: MKIVFFGSSEFAVPVLEGLDVALVVTQPDRKKGRSQKISSTAVKIKADELKIKTFQSEDVNSKESIEYLKGLGADLFIVVSFGQILSRELLDVPKLYALNVHASLLPKYRGAAPINWAIANAEKETGITIIKMNEKMDEGDIVLKEAVSINKDEDATQLSKKLSKKGAEVLLKCLGSSIDFEKQDSSKATYAPKLKKEDGLIDWNWSAEKIYNRIRAFVPWPGCFTHLDKKILKIYKASVRSESSDKKPGTILEITKEYISVGTGKGILNIKELQLESKRRMNVEEFIAGHKELTIGAIFSLCR; encoded by the coding sequence ATGAAGATCGTATTTTTCGGAAGTTCAGAATTTGCAGTGCCTGTTCTGGAGGGTTTGGATGTTGCGCTCGTAGTGACACAGCCTGATAGAAAAAAAGGCAGGTCGCAGAAGATTTCTTCTACAGCTGTAAAGATAAAGGCAGATGAGCTAAAGATCAAGACTTTTCAGTCAGAGGATGTAAATTCCAAAGAATCAATAGAGTATTTGAAGGGTCTTGGGGCGGATCTTTTTATAGTTGTGAGTTTCGGACAGATCTTGTCCAGGGAGTTACTGGACGTGCCCAAGCTCTACGCATTGAACGTGCATGCGTCACTCTTACCAAAGTATCGCGGCGCGGCGCCGATAAACTGGGCGATTGCCAATGCTGAGAAAGAGACAGGCATTACCATTATAAAGATGAATGAGAAGATGGATGAGGGTGATATTGTTTTAAAAGAGGCAGTTTCGATCAATAAAGATGAAGATGCCACTCAACTGTCAAAAAAACTTTCCAAAAAAGGCGCTGAGGTTTTATTAAAGTGTTTAGGGAGTTCTATTGATTTTGAAAAACAAGATAGCAGCAAAGCTACATACGCGCCTAAATTGAAAAAAGAAGATGGACTTATTGATTGGAACTGGAGCGCTGAAAAGATCTACAATAGGATCCGCGCATTTGTGCCATGGCCTGGATGCTTTACGCATTTAGATAAAAAGATATTAAAAATATACAAGGCTAGTGTACGATCCGAGTCCAGCGATAAGAAGCCAGGCACTATCTTAGAAATTACAAAGGAATACATATCAGTTGGCACTGGAAAAGGCATTCTCAATATAAAAGAACTGCAACTGGAGTCAAAACGCCGCATGAACGTAGAAGAATTTATCGCAGGCCACAAAGAATTGACTATTGGCGCTATTTTTTCATTGTGTAGATAA
- the galT gene encoding galactose-1-phosphate uridylyltransferase, with the protein MSQLRRDPITGRWIIVNISEPKKPEEFDLKPQIKKGGTCPFCTGNEAMTPPEIHAVRKPRTKPDTPGWSVRTVPNKFPALDTKGSVENRGIGIYDLSSGVGAHEVIIENPDHNKDLADLTQKEIQNVILEYRSRSLELEKDERFRYILIFKNHGSSAGASLEHSHTQIVALPIIPKRVKEELKGASTYFGYRERCVFCDMVAQELQDELRVISENKHFVAFCPFVPRFAFETWILPKKHDQNFTSIDNTMAGAMASILKDTLMRLKKVLKDPAYNFIIHTAPIRDGINEEFHWHLEIMPKLTSVAGFEWGSGFYINPTSPELAAKHLREA; encoded by the coding sequence ATGAGTCAGTTAAGACGCGACCCGATAACAGGAAGATGGATTATTGTCAATATCTCTGAGCCTAAGAAGCCAGAAGAGTTTGACCTTAAGCCGCAGATAAAAAAAGGCGGGACCTGTCCTTTTTGCACAGGCAATGAAGCCATGACCCCGCCTGAAATCCATGCTGTAAGAAAACCCAGGACAAAACCTGATACACCTGGCTGGTCTGTGAGAACAGTGCCGAATAAATTTCCTGCCCTGGATACAAAAGGCAGTGTTGAAAATCGCGGCATAGGCATATATGATCTCTCAAGCGGCGTTGGCGCCCACGAGGTGATCATAGAAAACCCCGACCACAATAAAGATCTGGCTGATCTTACGCAAAAAGAGATACAGAATGTTATACTTGAATATCGCTCGCGCTCGCTTGAGCTGGAAAAAGACGAGAGATTCAGGTACATATTGATATTTAAAAATCACGGCTCATCAGCAGGCGCGTCCCTGGAGCATTCGCATACCCAGATCGTGGCGCTCCCGATCATTCCAAAAAGGGTCAAGGAAGAATTAAAAGGCGCGTCCACTTATTTTGGTTACAGAGAAAGGTGCGTTTTCTGCGACATGGTCGCTCAGGAGCTCCAGGATGAGCTAAGGGTCATATCTGAGAATAAACATTTCGTGGCGTTCTGCCCGTTTGTGCCGCGTTTTGCGTTCGAGACATGGATATTGCCGAAAAAGCATGATCAGAATTTTACATCAATAGATAATACTATGGCTGGCGCAATGGCAAGTATTTTAAAGGACACACTTATGAGATTAAAAAAGGTCTTGAAAGACCCAGCCTATAATTTTATAATACACACTGCTCCGATCAGGGATGGCATCAATGAGGAGTTTCACTGGCATCTAGAGATAATGCCAAAACTAACAAGCGTTGCTGGTTTTGAATGGGGATCAGGTTTTTACATAAATCCGACGTCGCCAGAACTCGCAGCAAAACACTTAAGGGAGGCTTAA
- a CDS encoding acylphosphatase, whose translation MSYKRLHIFYSGQVQGVGFRYTARRVASNLGLVGWARNLSDGKVEVVCEGEEGKIKRFLDEVTTDFHIKDTQISWQEPTQEFNRFEIRF comes from the coding sequence ATGTCTTATAAGCGTCTACATATTTTTTACTCTGGTCAAGTTCAAGGAGTTGGATTTAGGTACACTGCGCGCAGAGTTGCGTCTAATCTTGGACTGGTTGGCTGGGCAAGGAATTTAAGCGATGGCAAGGTGGAAGTCGTGTGCGAGGGGGAAGAAGGAAAAATTAAGAGATTTTTGGATGAGGTAACTACAGATTTTCATATAAAAGATACACAGATAAGCTGGCAGGAACCAACACAGGAATTTAATAGGTTTGAGATAAGATTTTGA
- a CDS encoding uracil-DNA glycosylase, whose product MQDILRSIKAYLQMEKEGGVTEYLFSSKSKKQGLESLKQKTMQCQKCSLAKTRHNVVFGSGSTSAKLMFVGEAPGYDEDMQGQPFIGKAGMLLTKIIEAMGLKRQDVYICNILKCRPANNRNPLPEEISECIDYLHKQIGNIKPNVICGLGKFASQTLLNTETQISKLRGNWHEFKGIKFMPTYHPAYLLRNSSEKKLVWQDMKKILKEL is encoded by the coding sequence GTGCAGGATATTCTAAGATCAATAAAGGCATATTTGCAGATGGAAAAGGAAGGCGGGGTAACAGAGTATCTTTTTTCATCTAAATCAAAGAAGCAAGGTTTGGAATCCTTAAAGCAAAAGACAATGCAGTGCCAGAAGTGCAGCCTGGCTAAGACAAGGCATAATGTCGTATTTGGTAGCGGCTCTACAAGCGCAAAGCTCATGTTTGTGGGCGAGGCGCCTGGATATGACGAGGATATGCAGGGCCAGCCTTTTATTGGCAAGGCCGGCATGCTCTTAACAAAGATAATAGAGGCAATGGGATTAAAGAGGCAAGATGTATATATCTGTAATATTTTAAAATGCCGCCCCGCTAATAATAGAAACCCCTTGCCAGAAGAGATCTCCGAGTGCATTGATTATCTCCATAAGCAGATAGGGAATATAAAGCCGAATGTCATCTGCGGACTTGGAAAATTTGCAAGCCAGACGCTCCTGAATACTGAAACCCAGATAAGTAAGTTAAGAGGAAATTGGCATGAGTTTAAAGGTATAAAATTTATGCCCACCTATCATCCCGCATATCTTTTACGTAACTCCAGCGAGAAGAAACTCGTATGGCAGGACATGAAAAAGATATTGAAAGAGCTATGA
- the xerD gene encoding site-specific tyrosine recombinase XerD: MNELIEEFLSYLSVERGLAKNTLSSYKRDLLRFFDYLKSRRVASIERVSRQMIGSFMLAEKDRGLSANSVSRELACLKTFFKFLVRERKIKDDITSVIESPKLWKRLPDTMDLDEVEKLLRMPNVREIMGARDKASLELMYATGMRVSELINLKMDDVNMNLGFVKCFGKGGKERIIPFGKKAKESIVRYLDKARPSFLKKKVSNALFLTRLGKSMSRQTFWKTIKKYTREARIKKVITPHSLRHSFATHILERGADLRIVQELLGHADISTTQIYTHVSKDRLKSIHKKFHPRP; this comes from the coding sequence ATGAATGAACTTATAGAAGAATTTCTGAGTTACCTTTCCGTAGAGCGCGGTTTAGCCAAAAATACATTATCTTCGTATAAGAGAGATCTTTTGCGATTTTTTGATTACCTGAAATCCCGGCGCGTGGCTTCTATAGAAAGGGTGTCTAGGCAGATGATAGGGTCTTTTATGCTTGCTGAAAAGGACAGGGGGCTTTCAGCGAATTCTGTGTCCAGGGAGCTTGCGTGCCTTAAGACGTTTTTTAAATTTCTTGTCAGGGAGCGCAAGATAAAAGACGATATTACGAGTGTCATAGAGTCGCCTAAGTTATGGAAAAGGCTTCCTGATACTATGGATCTGGACGAGGTAGAGAAACTCCTGAGAATGCCCAATGTAAGGGAGATAATGGGCGCAAGGGATAAGGCATCGCTAGAACTCATGTATGCGACAGGCATGCGTGTGTCAGAGCTTATAAATCTAAAGATGGATGACGTGAATATGAATCTTGGATTCGTAAAATGCTTTGGTAAAGGCGGAAAAGAAAGAATCATACCTTTTGGCAAAAAGGCAAAGGAAAGTATAGTTAGGTATTTAGACAAGGCAAGGCCGAGCTTTTTAAAGAAAAAGGTGTCGAATGCCTTGTTTTTGACGCGACTTGGCAAATCCATGTCCCGCCAGACATTCTGGAAGACTATAAAAAAGTATACAAGGGAGGCGCGGATCAAAAAAGTTATTACGCCGCATAGTCTCAGACATTCTTTTGCGACTCATATACTTGAGCGAGGAGCAGATTTAAGAATAGTGCAGGAACTTTTGGGTCACGCGGATATCTCTACGACGCAAATTTATACGCATGTAAGCAAGGATAGGCTTAAGTCTATCCACAAAAAATTCCACCCAAGGCCATAA
- a CDS encoding MBL fold metallo-hydrolase produces MYIETIVVGMMEANCYIVGDEPTKEVFIIDPGADYKKIKKIIDRDSLKPKAVINTHGHGDHIGADSEFGLPIWIHRLDAEFLQDPSKNLSGMLGFLLKTKKAKRLLEEGDVLKIGNVEIEVLHTPGHTPGSICLKADGVIFTGDTLFHEGVGRTDFAYGSQEDIILAIKEKLFTLDDGYIVYPGHGPSSTIGHEKTNNPFVINL; encoded by the coding sequence ATGTACATAGAGACAATAGTTGTCGGCATGATGGAGGCGAATTGTTACATTGTAGGAGATGAGCCTACAAAAGAGGTCTTTATCATTGACCCAGGCGCGGATTATAAAAAGATAAAAAAGATCATAGATAGAGATAGCCTTAAGCCAAAGGCAGTTATTAACACGCACGGCCATGGCGACCACATAGGCGCTGACAGTGAATTTGGCTTACCTATATGGATACATCGATTAGATGCTGAGTTCCTGCAAGACCCTTCAAAGAATCTCTCAGGCATGCTTGGATTTTTACTCAAGACAAAAAAGGCAAAAAGGCTTTTAGAAGAAGGTGATGTCTTAAAAATAGGCAATGTAGAAATAGAGGTTCTTCACACCCCAGGCCACACACCAGGCTCTATCTGCCTTAAGGCTGACGGCGTAATCTTTACTGGTGACACACTTTTTCATGAAGGTGTAGGTAGAACTGATTTTGCGTATGGTTCGCAGGAAGATATAATCCTAGCTATAAAAGAAAAACTTTTTACATTAGACGATGGTTATATTGTTTATCCTGGTCATGGCCCTTCCTCTACCATAGGTCACGAGAAAACAAATAATCCTTTTGTTATTAACTTATGA
- a CDS encoding tetratricopeptide repeat protein encodes MADGINQHDLKEFYNKGTLAFEKKNYEYAIEIFSQILLSKYDHLEARHYLHLSLKNKLGDKPPSFITTAVTTINRLIGFLSSEAMLKKSKISEALEALEKIIASNPNDTETLKKIADVFYKNNLTANALQNLEEAKAINAKDISILKRLGEIYSKKEDYKNAKSNYEAALKINPQDTEVLKSLKNLDALGTIQREFGS; translated from the coding sequence ATGGCTGACGGAATCAATCAACATGACCTGAAAGAATTCTATAATAAAGGAACTTTGGCGTTTGAGAAGAAGAATTACGAATACGCCATTGAGATCTTTTCTCAAATACTCTTATCAAAGTACGATCACTTAGAGGCACGGCACTATCTGCATCTCTCGCTAAAGAATAAGCTCGGAGACAAACCCCCATCATTTATCACAACCGCAGTGACTACCATCAATAGGCTCATTGGCTTCTTGTCTAGTGAGGCCATGCTGAAAAAAAGTAAGATCTCTGAGGCGCTTGAGGCGCTTGAGAAGATCATTGCCTCAAATCCAAATGATACTGAGACTTTAAAAAAGATAGCTGATGTGTTTTATAAAAATAATCTTACTGCAAATGCCCTCCAGAACCTCGAAGAGGCAAAGGCCATCAATGCAAAAGATATCAGCATATTGAAAAGACTGGGTGAGATATATTCAAAAAAAGAAGATTACAAAAATGCAAAATCAAACTACGAAGCTGCCCTCAAAATAAATCCTCAGGATACTGAAGTCCTAAAATCCCTAAAAAATCTCGATGCCCTCGGCACTATTCAAAGAGAGTTTGGCAGCTAA
- the priA gene encoding primosomal protein N', translating to MAGHEKDIERAMKYADIVVNRPVEGPFSYLIPDSLKDQVRIGSCVEVSFGPRHITGYVVALSSKCDIKNIKPIARVLDRSPLIDENMLKLTKWISEHYYSSWGEAISAAVPSVLKKSLKGTRRMKSKELKEDEVEYIDGSGTHLSPNIEQKRALDSIKQCVNDKLHKVFLLHGVTGSGKTEVYLQSIAYALESGRSSIMLVPEISLTPQTVARFRARFGEKIAVLHSRLLGSQRAGEWERIASGKAQIVVGARSAIFAPLKNLGLVVVDEEHETSYKQMDVPRYNAREAGIKRASLSDAVVILGSATPSLESYYAARKGDYELIELSERIDSRLLPEVDIVDMRDEMTRVKRFPILSELLKRWIQKDLSEGKQIILFLNRRGFSTFISCRKCGHVLTCKRCNVSLTYHFHKKKLICHHCSYKIDPPEVCPECNSSYVKYWGLGTEKVESEIHRLFPSARIARMDTDATRKRGTHEKVLSKFKDHKIDILVGTQMIAKGLDFPKVTLVGVVSADTALNLPDFRSGERTFNLLTQVAGRAGRSDLGGRVIIQSCTPAHYAIQAAKTHDYSTFYGKEVSFRKELNLPPFCHMVALTFKGRKEEKVMKVAESLREKFEKSNKSKAIEIIGPAPAPISRVKNMYRWNLFLKSDKVEDVTALLKKVIGIRKREGGVLITVDVEPY from the coding sequence ATGGCAGGACATGAAAAAGATATTGAAAGAGCTATGAAATACGCAGACATAGTCGTGAACAGGCCTGTTGAAGGGCCTTTTTCTTATTTGATACCGGATAGTCTGAAAGATCAGGTGCGGATAGGAAGCTGTGTAGAGGTATCTTTTGGCCCCAGACACATAACAGGCTATGTAGTGGCGCTTTCTTCAAAGTGCGATATAAAGAATATCAAACCTATAGCCCGTGTTCTGGACAGGTCTCCTCTTATAGATGAAAACATGCTAAAACTCACGAAGTGGATCTCAGAGCATTATTATTCTTCGTGGGGAGAAGCGATCTCAGCAGCTGTGCCCAGTGTCTTGAAAAAAAGCCTTAAAGGCACAAGGCGCATGAAAAGTAAAGAGCTGAAAGAGGATGAAGTGGAGTACATAGATGGTTCAGGTACGCACCTTTCTCCAAATATAGAACAGAAACGCGCGCTTGATTCAATAAAACAGTGCGTGAACGATAAACTCCACAAGGTTTTTCTTCTGCATGGCGTAACTGGCAGCGGAAAAACAGAGGTGTACCTGCAATCTATTGCTTATGCTCTTGAATCGGGGCGTTCGAGCATTATGCTGGTTCCTGAGATCTCGTTGACGCCGCAGACTGTTGCGCGTTTCAGGGCCAGGTTTGGAGAAAAGATAGCGGTCCTTCACTCCAGACTCTTAGGTTCGCAGCGCGCAGGTGAATGGGAAAGAATAGCCTCTGGTAAGGCGCAGATCGTGGTTGGCGCCCGCTCAGCAATATTCGCGCCTCTAAAAAATCTTGGCCTGGTAGTCGTGGATGAAGAGCACGAGACGTCATATAAACAGATGGATGTGCCGAGATATAATGCAAGGGAGGCAGGCATAAAAAGGGCTAGTCTTTCAGACGCAGTTGTTATATTGGGAAGCGCGACACCTTCGCTGGAATCTTATTATGCGGCTAGAAAAGGTGATTATGAACTTATTGAATTATCTGAGAGAATAGACTCGAGGCTTTTACCTGAGGTAGATATCGTGGATATGCGTGATGAGATGACAAGGGTAAAAAGATTTCCTATTCTTTCTGAATTACTTAAGAGGTGGATACAAAAGGATCTTTCTGAAGGTAAGCAGATCATACTTTTTTTAAATAGGCGTGGCTTTTCGACATTTATAAGCTGCAGAAAATGCGGCCATGTGCTTACGTGTAAGAGATGCAATGTAAGCCTCACATATCATTTTCACAAGAAAAAACTCATATGTCATCACTGTAGCTACAAGATCGATCCGCCTGAGGTCTGTCCAGAGTGTAATTCATCTTATGTAAAATACTGGGGGCTGGGTACTGAAAAGGTCGAGAGCGAGATTCACAGGCTTTTCCCGAGTGCCAGGATCGCTCGCATGGATACTGACGCGACTCGCAAGCGTGGGACGCATGAGAAGGTATTGTCTAAATTTAAAGATCATAAAATAGATATTCTTGTGGGCACACAGATGATAGCAAAGGGTCTGGATTTTCCAAAGGTGACGCTCGTGGGTGTTGTCTCAGCTGATACTGCGTTGAATCTACCTGATTTTCGCTCAGGCGAGCGCACATTTAATCTGCTTACACAGGTCGCTGGCCGAGCAGGGAGAAGTGATCTGGGCGGCAGAGTGATCATACAGAGTTGTACACCAGCTCACTATGCGATTCAGGCAGCAAAGACTCACGATTACAGTACATTTTATGGCAAGGAGGTTTCTTTTCGCAAGGAATTAAATCTTCCTCCTTTTTGTCATATGGTTGCCCTGACATTCAAGGGACGTAAAGAGGAAAAGGTCATGAAGGTAGCTGAATCGTTAAGGGAGAAATTCGAGAAGAGCAATAAATCCAAGGCCATAGAGATTATTGGGCCAGCTCCAGCGCCTATCTCACGCGTAAAAAACATGTATCGCTGGAATCTATTCTTAAAATCAGACAAGGTAGAGGATGTTACAGCACTTTTAAAAAAGGTGATAGGCATCCGCAAAAGAGAAGGCGGAGTGCTGATAACAGTGGATGTGGAACCTTATTAG